A single window of Nicotiana sylvestris chromosome 5, ASM39365v2, whole genome shotgun sequence DNA harbors:
- the LOC138868353 gene encoding secreted RxLR effector protein 161-like: protein MVVQSLDVNKNPFRPQEENEELLGPEVPYLSAIGALMYPANTTRLDITFSINVLARYSSAPTRRHWNGIKHILRYLKGTTDMSLFYGNNCSPDLVGYAEAEYLSDPYKARSQTGYVFICGGTAIS, encoded by the coding sequence atggttgttcaatcacttgatgtgaataagaatccattccgacctcaagaagagaatgaagagctacttggtcctgaagtaccatatcttagtgcaattggtgcactaatgtatcctGCCAATACTACAAGGCTTGATATAACTTTTTCaattaatgtcttagcaagatatagctctgctcccacaaggagacattggaatggaatcaaacacatattgcggtatctaaaagggactaccgatatgagcttattttatggcaataattgcagtcctgatcttgttggttatgccgaagCTGAGTATTTATCCGATCCATacaaggctcgatctcaaacaggttatgtATTTATCTGCGGAGGCACTGCCATATCTTAG
- the LOC104217780 gene encoding uncharacterized protein → MDDYNYGSQTIETAKKPNIYNELIKKTLQFLVLVSLIFFLLYYTYGFSFFFTYNFHFSALVFPLFAHGFDRKYMFLLCNAILAFLAKNLSCTSSSSSRDEEQEYVLIKGKEEVEENKEEVAQVEETAACLLVSDTETVEEGNEVNMSIEELNKKIEEFIRKMKEEIRTEAMHSSSRE, encoded by the coding sequence ATGGATGACTACAACTATGGGAGCCAGACGATTGAAACTGCTAAAAAACCAAATATTTACAATGAATTGATAAAGAAAACTTTGCAGTTTTTAGTCCTAGTATCTCTCATATTTTTCCTTCTCTATTACACCTATGGTTTCTCCTTCTTTTTCACCTATAATTTTCACTTTTCAGCTCTTGTTTTCCCACTGTTTGCACATGGCTTTGATAGGAAATACATGTTCCTACTTTGTAATGCTATTCTTGCATTTCTTGCCAAGAACTTGAGTTgtacctcttcttcttcttctcgtgATGAAGAACAAGAATATGTATTAATCAAAGGTAAGGAAGAAGTAGAAGAGAATAAAGAAGAAGTTGCACAAGTAGAAGAAACTGCAGCATGTTTATTAGTATCAGATACAGAAACAGTAGAAGAAGGAAATGAAGTGAATATGAGCATAGAGGAACTCAATAAGAAGATTGAAGAATTCataaggaaaatgaaagaagaaattaGGACTGAAGCTATGCACTCAAGTTCAAGGGAGTGA
- the LOC138868352 gene encoding uncharacterized protein gives MFRITSKLKLCGDTITDYDMLEKTFTTFHASNMVLQQQYREKGFKKYSELISFFLVAERNNDLLMRNHENRPTGSTPLPEVDVVYSHYAKRGKGRGPIRGRGRGHGRGRGQGRNFPGYWANICRVPRHLVELYQASLKNKGPEANFVSDNDFDITHLDVAHFFERPDGKIDHLIGDGSVVKDDCVVSFLFLPIHSS, from the exons atgttcagaattacttctaaattgaaactctgtggagatactatcactgattatgatatgcttgaaaaaacgttCACAACAtttcatgcctccaatatggtcTTGCAACAACAATACAGAGAGAAAGGTTTCAAAAAGTACTCTGAGTTAATTTCTTTTTTCCTTGTGGCTGAACGAAACAATGACTTGCTCATGAGAAATCACGAAAATCGACCCACTGGGTCTACACCATTGCCTGAAGTGGATGTGGTGTATTCCCATTATGCTAAGCGTGGAAAAGGCCGTGGCCCTAttcgtggtcgtggtcgtggtcatggtcgtggccGTGGACAAGGAAGAAATTTTCCTG GCTATTGGGCAAATATTTGTCGTGTACCAAGacatttggttgagctttatcaagcatctctaaAGAACAAAGGCCCTGAAGCTAATTTTGTCTCTGACAATGATTTTGACATCACTCACTTGGATGTGGCACACTTCTTTGAGCGCCCTGATGGGAAAATAGACCACTTGATCGGTGATGGATCCGTGGTTAAAGATGATTGCGtagtttcatttttatttttgcctATTCATAGTAGTTAG